The proteins below come from a single Molothrus ater isolate BHLD 08-10-18 breed brown headed cowbird chromosome 3, BPBGC_Mater_1.1, whole genome shotgun sequence genomic window:
- the TDRD6 gene encoding LOW QUALITY PROTEIN: tudor domain-containing protein 6 (The sequence of the model RefSeq protein was modified relative to this genomic sequence to represent the inferred CDS: inserted 1 base in 1 codon), protein MSSGPGSLGRGDTVTLRVRAVGLXSEVPILRLWGLLGESKADYALLYREIQAAAGPRLAARPESGGPGASGTRLCPGEMALVEVLGVWYRCCVVSCSAQGYRVFLLDEGYVVTTSAYYLARGCSELFQLPPEVLGCVVAEVMPSHSNEGTASGDSPVSKWTVEAMEFLSFLQGKEVSGVVQEVIMPQVIVLELPQLVAQMQQLGLAKRVSPSWFCQVLRRCLPSGQLKKQLCQQPPACSLGAFAVPQLVHVLFSYQPLSPALDYYYPQLQLGVTEPVLVTHVSDPHHIYCQLQCLSQEICCLSETMCHAYDRWEQDLLPKVGSPCAARGMDGQWYRAILLELIAGEQDQHAALVIFVDYGKKETVTRANLRHLPAECFRMPVVTYACALQGVSDGGCGWSSLQVDLLKALVLGRGVSAHIKAFNSFEHLYYVTLYGENGVDLNHLFGSQACCLASSHVSQTEDHEQLEVEESLVEELGLPPEVPPILAHGDLAAAAVAGVYLKTWMLYGAQVSHVQDPSEFWLQLHEYYQLFRQLKQSMWNFYSHSTKLDGAGWDPQPGSLCCASGNEGVFYRAVVTRVLDTGVEIHLVDRGSTETVDLCAVKELLPRFRELPALALKCCLAGVSPPRGSWSEAAVSAFREMVLNKELKVWFLNVQGDKYMVEIFDQSQLGEGGVSKLMAQGGYAKYQRYEIPKTCKKSDESVTQASSLVCAAEESQLNAEKRLREECDLKSSDRIFDSHVGVMVRESPIATIHNSENSESLLSQDYEGKGNLHTSLRQNYVEIKPGSSCGGHLEVGSTVNVILSYVESPSCFWCQLSRNCQDLEILMDEIQEHCKNSSKPHVWPNLVCLAQYSEDKKWYRALIVSEGVCAEKVEVIYVDYGNREQVCLTKLRAINERFLRLEAQAFRCSLYNLIQPNGQNPFAWDEEAIRAFRQFVVDSSSDLDLKCTIFALASINRDLFNIVDLITPFQSACQFLTERGVARPLFPQKHLESLVHLHSFYYSSHGIKIGSEEDVYITHVENPWTFYCQLERCGDTLAQLADNITSLSERVSSSGSLGKSGTLCLARYSDSQWYRGVILERQPRAKVFFVDFGNTETIETDDLLILPNDASDILLVPMQAIKCSVSDVSSVSKEAETWFKEAVLEKRLKAIVVAKDSDNTLLVELFDRNTQINTKLKELSLNSTRVRGRVHSETLCAGNTNVHGRNETAGSPFSAGRPLERKKCRPEAQQEQGNKRHFKEVVNLFQHSVKGQSAGLLEPNEVLNSKNNTVLLNKVGEESLLFSQMDTLSDTKSDAEGSCIMLKNASDLPPQKIVPSLKTLVYVSYVSDPQDFYVQLGSDEVQLNNILESLNNGKSVKDPCGQLFQAGDLISAVYSEDSLWYRAVVKEKTSDNSIRVHYIDYGDTSVISVDQARRLPKNLSSIPAMSIHCFLGGLKCKKNADWTEKAVFYFTKRTSEILLSCEFVKKVEDKWEVILSDHQGIITVDLADKDLASRERLFSRRKIDKRENHDMITGCEPLPPQVQNEISGVNDCKSFIWKFPEAGQTLKIYVTVVNSPGYFWCHRADTKDVSYIEKKIEEAEKLGLNSLNDGKSCIKSGDICLAKYSQDGWFYRAQISSVNDDSVVVRHVDYGSEEDVRLEMIRQMPCELLGVPGQAFACCLSGFSPPDGSWLSEANKKFYDMTENLVLEAEVVEILENEDSEIPLCVVKLEASGNSINEEMKPFWKANKETGDSASSNLCNPLKENRSSDSNLGLCLNEETTAACGLAQEESESALFCSDPFLSVTSECLETAEASVSVGAASGKADGGCEIGERENSFDKEMPLSEGDSANSMLLEPMRNCNSHTVGNGMKAEEQDLSEILFGEEAELKAEVTGSAPAASLFLGEEQGLQRLPVLQAQPSASSGAETLGQLDPLEMHLPCDDLNELLQGLEGVTEKSSCGEGTKEALEAKSLEMQAASGSETRETVLKQELLVLPDVREETGQLTALNCLEILPLLNEKENLVPPVSDREKSVELIPSDVQPSLGEETKKLQVNLSGIHEAEAILGDWMEADPPSLRLSSSGGRPEKELHQKMHDKQLMLGAKFEPFLELLLPNVQPPEEDREEDLLGLEHAVLQSSANSGSQFSFLSKDSANQRPVFSVKSCDCKVEKHKGWQKRKGDSVEEWMEQDLTDSFKESENMCVQSLGCKPGEDKKQNENLADCSAAHHDYPCNLKGFAVGSKCVVWTSLKWCDARILEVSEKGTKVLNLCSGNEEIVHPENVWNGIPDGARRSSEALTPATENLQSLPEESLLQEKQTGCSSNLAEDPHVLQQC, encoded by the exons ATGAGCTCCGGGCCGGGGTCCCTCGGCCGCGGTGATACCGTCACCCTGCGGGTCCGTGCCGTGGGGC CATCCGAGGTGCCCATCCTGCGGCTGTGGGGGCTTCTGGGGGAAAGCAAGGCTGACTATGCCCTCCTGTACCGCGAGATCCAGGCGGCGGCAGGGCCGCGCCTGGCGGCCCGCCCCGAGTCCGGCGGGCCGGGGGCCAGCGGGACCAGGCTGTGCCCGGGAGAGATGGCACTGGTGGAAGTGTTGGGTGTGTGGTACCGCTGCTGTGTGGTGAGTTGTAGTGCCCAGGGCTACCGTGTTTTCCTGCTGGACGAGGGGTACGTGGTGACCACATCCGCCTATTACCTGGCAcggggctgctcagagctgttccagctgcccccggaggtgctgggctgtgtcGTGGCCGAAGTCATGCCCTCCCACAGTAACGAGGGGACAGCGAGTGGCGATTCACCCGTGTCCAAGTGGACTGTGGAGGCGATGGAGTTCCTCAGCTTCCTGCAAGGCAAGGAGGTGTCTGGTGTGGTGCAGGAGGTTATAATGCCGCAGGTCATCGTGCTCGAGCTGCCCCAGCTCGTGGCTCAGAtgcagcagctgggcctggcCAAACGTGTCTCTCCCAGCTGGTTCTGCCAGGTGCTCAGGCGCTGCCTGCCTTCTGGCCAGTTAAAGAAGCAGCTCTGTCAGCAGCCTCCAGCGTGTTCCCTTGGAGCTTTTGCAGTTCCACAGCTTGTCCATGTGTTGTTCTCGTACCAGCCTCTGTCACCTGCCTTGGATTACTACTACCCTCAGCTTCAGTTGGGTGTGACAGAGCCTGTCCTAGTGACCCATGTCTCGGACCCACACCACATTTACTGCCAGTTGCAGTGCCTGTCACAGGAGATCTGTTGCCTTTCTGAGACCATGTGCCATGCTTACGACAGGTGGGAGCAGGACTTACTGCCCAAAGTGGGCTCGCCCTGTGCTGCCCGTGGGATGGATGGCCAGTGGTACCGTGCCATTCTGCTGGAGCTCATTGCTGGGGAGCAGGACCAGCATGCAGCTCTCGTGATCTTTGTGGACTATGGCAAGAAGGAGACTGTGACCAGAGCGAACCTGCGCCATTTGCCTGCCGAGTGTTTCCGCATGCCTGTGGTCACTTACGCGTGTGCTCTTCAGGGTGTTTCGGATGGGGGCTGTGGCTGGTCCTCGTTGCAGGTTGATTTGCTGAAAGCGTTGGTGCTCGGCAGAGGAGTGAGTGCTCACATCAAAGCCTTTAACTCCTTTGAGCATCTCTATTATGTGACTCTCTATGGGGAAAATGGTGTTGATTTGAACCATCTTTTTGGGTCTCAGGCTTGCTGCCTGGCCAGCAGTCATGTGAGCCAAACTGAGGATCATGAGCAGCTGGAAGTAGAGGAATCCTTAGTTGAAGAGTTGGGATTGCCACCAGAAGTACCTCCTATTTTAGCACATGGGgatttggctgctgctgctgtagctggTGTGTATTTGAAGACCTGGATGTTGTACGGTGCACAGGTCTCCCACGTCCAAGACCCATCTGAgttctggctgcagctccatgaGTATTATCAGCTATTCAGACAGCTGAAGCAGAGCATGTGGAATTTTTATTCCCATTCCACAAAGCTGGATGGTGCTGGGTGGGACCCACAGCCTGGATCCCTTTGTTGTGCCAGTGGGAACGAGGGTGTCTTTTATCGAGCAGTGGTTACCAGGGTGCTGGACACTGGGGTGGAAATACACCTGGTCGACAGAGGCAGTACAGAAACTGTGGATCTGTGTGCTgtgaaggagctgctccctcgGTTCAGGGAACTGCCTGCTTTAGCTCTGAAATGTTGCTTGGCAGGTGTCTCCCCTCCAAGAGGGAGTTGGAGTgaagctgctgtgtctgcattCAGGGAGATGGTACTGAATAAGGAACTAAAGGTTTGGTTTTTGAATGTGCAGGGTGACAAATACATGGTTGAAATTTTTGACCAATCCCAGTTAGGAGAGGGGGGCGTAAGTAAACTCATGGCCCAGGGGGGTTATGCTAAGTACCAGAGGTATGAAATACCCAAGACTTGCAAGAAATCAGATGAGTCTGTGACACAGGCCTCTTCCCTagtgtgtgctgcagaggaaagccAACTAAATGCAGAAAAGAGGCTCAGAGAAGAATGTGATCTAAAGAGCAGTGATAGAATATTTGATTCTCATGTGGGTGTGATGGTCAGAGAGAGCCCTATTGCAACCATTCATAATTCTGAAAATAGTGAATCTCTTCTTTCTCAAGACTATGAGGGTAAGGGAAATCTGCACACCTCTTTGAGGCAGAACTATGTGGAAATTAAGCCAGGCTCCTCTTGTGGAGGTCACTTAGAAGTGGGAAGTACAGTTAATGTTATTTTGTCATATGTTGAGAGTCCTAGTTGTTTTTGGTGTCAGTTAAGTAGAAATTGCCAGGACCTTGAGATACTAATGGATGAAATTCAGGAGCATTGCAAAAATTCATCCAAGCCACATGTTTGGCCAAATCTTGTCTGTTTAGCCCAGTACTCAGAGGACAAAAAATGGTACAGGGCTTTAATAGTTAGTGAAGGAGTTTGTGCAGAAAAAGTAGAAGTCATATATGTTGACTATGGCAACAGAGAGCAGGTGTGTCTAACAAAGCTCCGTGCAATTAATGAACGCTTCCTTAGGTTAGAGGCTCAGGCATTCAGGTGCAGCCTTTACAACTTAATCCAACCCAATGGTCAGAATCCTTTTGCTTGGGATGAAGAAGCAATTCGGGCTTTTCGTCAGTTTGTTGTTGATTCATCATCTGACCTTGACCTAAAGTGTACAATCTTTGCCTTGGCTTCAATAAATAGGGACCTGTTTAACATTGTAGATTTAATCACACCTTTTCAGAGTGCTTGCCAGTTTCTCACTGAGAGAGGTGTAGCCAGGCCTTTATTTCCTCAAAAGCATCTGGAATCTTTGGTCCATCTTCACTCTTTCTATTATTCTAGTCACGGTATCAAAATTGGGAGTGAGGAAGATGTTTATATTACACATGTTGAGAATCCATGGACATTTTACTGCCAGCTTGAAAGGTGTGGAGATAccttggcacagctggctgATAACATTACTTCCCTGAGTGAGAGAGTGAGCAGCTCAGGATCCTTGGGGAAGTCTGGGACCTTGTGTCTGGCAAGGTACTCTGACAGTCAGTGGTATAGGGGAGTAATTCTAGAAAGACAACCTAGGGCTAAAGTCTTCTTTGTGGATTTTGGGAACACAGAGACAATAGAGACAGATGATCTGCTTATTTTACCCAATGATGCTTCTGATATCTTGCTTGTGCCAATGCAGGCCATAAAGTGTTCTGTGTCTGATGTATCATCTGTTTCTAAGGAAGCTGAAACATGGTTTAAAGAAGCTGTCCTGGAAAAGAGATTAAAAGCAATAGTGGTAGCAAAGGACTCTGATAATACACTGCTGGTTGAGTTGTTTGATAGAAATACTCAAATTAATACAAAACTGAAAGAGCTAAGTCTAAACAGTACAAGAGTGCGTGGTCGTGTACACAGTGAGACTTTGTGCGCTGGAAATACAAATGTGCATGGGAGGAATGAGACTGCAGGGTCCCCTTTCAGTGCAGGCAGGcctcttgaaagaaaaaaatgtcgACCTGAAGCCCAGCAAGAGCAAGGGAACAAAAGACACTTCAAAGAAGTTGTAAACCTTTTCCAGCACTCTGTGAAGGGACAGAGTGCTGGATTGCTAGAACCTAATGAGGTGCTTAACAGTAAGAACAACACTGTTTTGTTGAATAAAGTAGGGGAGGAGtctctgctcttttcccagATGGATACACTGTCAGATACTAAGTCTGATGCTGAAGGCAGCTGTATAATGCTTAAAAATGCATCTGATCTGCCACCACAGAAGATAGTGCCATCTCTTAAAACCTTAGTGTATGTGTCTTATGTCAGTGACCCACAGGATTTTTATGTTCAATTAGGGAGCGACGAGGTTCAGCTTAACAACATTTTGGAAAGTTTGAACAATGGGAAGTCAGTGAAGGACCCTTGTGGACAGCTTTTCCAAGCAGGAGATTTAATCAGTGCTGTTTATTCAGAAGACAGCCTGTGGTATCGAGCTGTAGTAAAAGAGAAGACTTCTGACAATTCAATAAGGGTACATTATATTGATTATGGCGACACTTCTGTGATTAGTGTTGATCAAGCACGCAGGCTCCCTAAGAACTTGTCATCTATTCCAGCAATGAGCATTCACTGCTTTCTAGGTGGactcaaatgcaaaaaaaatgcTGACTGGACAGAGAAAGCAGTGTTTTACTTCACCAAGAGAACAAGTGAAATCCTGCTGTCATGTGAATTTGTGAAGAAGGTTGAGGATAAATGGGAAGTTATTCTCAGTGACCATCAAGGTATAATAACAGTGGATTTAGCTGATAAAGATCTTGCAAGTAGAGAAAGACTTttctcaagaagaaaaattgatAAAAGAGAGAACCATGACATGATCACTGGCTGTGAGCCTTTGCCTCCTCAGGTacaaaatgagatttctggTGTAAATGATTGTAAATCGTTTATCTGGAAATTTCCAGAGGCAGGTCAGACTTTAAAAATTTACGTCACAGTAGTAAATAGTCCAGGATACTTCTGGTGTCACCGTGCTGATACCAAAGACGTGAGCtacatagagaaaaaaatagaggaagCTGAAAAGCTTGGACTAAACTCTCTGAATGATGGCAAGTCTTGTATTAAAAGTGGAGATATTTGTCTAGCAAAATACAGTCAAGATGGGTGGTTCTACAGAGCTCAGATCAGCAGTGTGAATGATGACAGTGTCGTCGTTAGACACGTGGATTACGGAAGCGAGGAAGACGTCAGGCTGGAGATGATCCGACAGATGCCATGTGAACTGCTCGGAGTGCCTGGGCAAGCTTTTGCTTGCTGTCTCTCAGGTTTCAGTCCCCCAGATGGCTCATGGCTTAGTGAAGCAAATAAGAAGTTTTATGATATGACTGAAAACCTTGTATTAGAAGCTGAAGTTGTAgaaattttggaaaatgaagATTCTGAAATCCCTCTGTGTGTTGTCAAGCTGGAAGCTTCTGGCAATAGTATTAATGAAGAGATGAAGCCTTTTTGGAAGGCTAATAAAGAAACTGGTGACAGTGCTTCCTCAAACCTTTGCAACCCcctaaaggaaaacagaagttcAGACAGCAATTTGGGTCTTTGTCTCAACGAAGAAACTACTGCTGCCTGTGGATTAGCTCAGGAAGAAAGTGAAAGtgctttattttgttctgaTCCTTTCCTGAGTGTAACTTCTGAGTGCTTAGAAACTGCAGAAGCAAGTGTgtcagtgggagctgccagtggGAAGGCTGATGGTGGATGTGAAATAGGAGAGCGTGAGAACAGTTTTGATAAAGAGATGCCTCTGTCTGAAGGTGACAGTGCTAACAGTATGCTGCTAGAACCAATGAGAAACTGCAACTCTCATACTGTGGGCAATGGAATGAAAGCTGAAGAACAAGACCTGTCTGAAATACTGTTTggagaggaggctgagctgaaagcagaagtgacaggcagtgctccagcagccagcctCTTCCTAGGAGAAGAACAGGGACTGCAGAGATTGCcagtgctccaggcacagccatcTGCAAGCAGTGGAGCAGAGACATTAGGACAACTGGATCCATTAGAAATGCACTTACCATGTGATGATCTAAATGAGCTCCTACAGGGGCTAGAGGGAGTTACGGAAAAGTCCTCCTGTGGTGAAGGAACAAAGGAAGCACTGGAAGCAAAGTCTCTTGAAATGCAGGCAGCATCAGGCAGTGAAACAAGAGAGACAGTGTTGAAGCAGGAATTGCTGGTGCTGCCAGATGTGAGGGAGGAGACAGGGCAATTGACAGCTCTGAACTGTCTTGAAATTTTGCCATTActtaatgagaaagaaaatctggTGCCTCCAGTTAGTGACAGAGAGAAGTCAGTAGAGCTGATTCCATCTGATGTTCAGCCTTCTTTGGGAGAGGAGACCAAGAAACTGCAAGTGAATTTGTCTGGAATTCATGAAGCAGAAGCTATACTAGGTGATTGGATGGAAGCAGACCCTCCTTCCCTAAGGCTGTCATCATCTGGTGGTAGACCTGAGAAAGAGCTGCACCAGAAGATGCATGACAAGCAGTTGATGCTAGGAGCCAAATTTGAGCCCTTTCTGGAACTGTTGCTGCCTAATGTTCAGCCTCCTGAGGAAGACAGGGAGGAAGATTTGTTAGGGCTGGAACATGCTGTGCTACAGAGTTCTGCAAATAGTGGAAgtcaattttcatttctttcaaaagaCTCAGCAAATCAAAGGcctgttttctctgtgaaatCATGTGACTGTAAAGTTGAGAAACATAAGGGGTGGCAGAAGAGGAAAGGTGACTCTGTGGAAGAATGGATGGAACAAGACTTGACTGACTCATTTAAAGAGAGTGAAAATATGTGTGTTCAGTCTTTAGGCTGTAAGCCTGGGgaagacaaaaagcaaaatgagaacTTGGCTGACTGCAGTGCAG
- the LOC118685326 gene encoding 24-hydroxycholesterol 7-alpha-hydroxylase isoform X1 — translation MDLAVLLAALLGLLIVKALLFQLRNPSSPPCIRSWIPWFGAAFQFGKAPLEFIERARNKHGPVFTIFALGKRFTFVTEEEGTEIFFKSEDLNFEQAVQQAVKNAVSVPAEAFYDNHGNLYSMMKGKMSPSNLHMFSGTLCKELHEHMAHLGTEGTGDLNDLVRHVMYPAVVNTLFGKGICPTSPSEIKEFEEHFQKYDEDFEYASQMPECFLRNWSKSKKWLLKLFEKVVLDAERTNPSETASKTLLQHLLDNLQGKHLAPNYGLLMLWAAQANAVPVAFWTLAFILSNPAIYKKVMEDLASVFGKAGKDQLEVSEEDLKKIPFIKWCTLEAIRLRSPGAITKKVINPIRIKNFTIPAGDMLMLSPYWLHRNPKYFPDPEMFKPDRWKEANLEKNAFLDSFVAFGGGKHQCPGRWFAIMEIQLLVVLFLYKYEFVLLDAVPKESPLHLVGTQQPMAPLQVRYKCRE, via the exons ATGGATCTCGCTGTGCTCTTGGCAGCGCTCCTGGGACTCCTCATTGTCAAGGCTCTTTTGTTTCAGCTGAGAAACCCGAGCTCCCCTCCTTGCATCAGGAGCTGGATCCCTTGGTTTGGAGCTGCGTTTCAGTTCGGGAAAGCTCCTCTGGAGTTCATAGAGCGAGCCAGGAACAAG CATGGACCTGTGTTCACAATATTTGCTCTGGGAAAACGGTTCACTTTTGTGACTGAGGAAGAaggaactgaaatattttttaaatctgaagaCTTAAATTTTGAACAGGCAGTACAGCAAGCTGTCAAGAATGCAG TCTCTGTTCCTGCAGAAGCATTTTATGACAACCATGGTAACCTCTACAGCATGATGAAGGGGAAGATGAGTCCCAGTAACCTGCACATGTTCTCAGGCACTTTGTGTAAGGAGCTCCATGAGCACAtggctcacctgggcacagagggcacGGGCGACCTCAATGACCTGGTAAG GCATGTCATGTATCCTGCAGTGGTGAACACCCTGTTTGGGAAGGGCATCTGCCCAACCAGTCCGAGTGAAATCAAGGAGTTTGAAGAGCATTTTCAGAAGTATGATGAGGACTTTGAATATGCTTCTCAGATGCCTGAGTGCTTCCTGAG GAACTGGTCTAAATCCAAAAAATGGCTTCTAAAATTATTTGAGAAAGTAGTGTTGGATGCTGAGAGGACCAACCCTTCAGAGACCGCATCCAAG acaCTTCTACAACATCTCCTGGATAACTTGCAGGGAAAACATCTAGCTCCCAACTATGGTCTCCTGATGCTCTGGGCTGCCCAAGCAAATGCTGTGCCT GTTGCATTTTGGACCCTTGCTTTCATACTCTCTAATCCTGCCATTTACAAGAAAGTCATGGAAGACCTGGCTTCTGTTTTTGGCAAAGCAG GTAAAGATCAACTGGAAGTGTCTGAGGAAGACCTGAAGAAGATCCCTTTCATTAAATGGTGCACTTTGGAAGCCATAAGGCTGAGGTCTCCAGGTGCAATCACCAAGAAAGTCATAAACCCAATTAGAATTAAG aatttcaccatccctgcaggtgacaTGCTGATGTTGTCACCATATTGGTTGCACCGgaatccaaaatattttcctgaccCAGAAATGTTCAAACCT GATCGTTGGAAAGAGGCAAATTTAGAGAAGAATGCTTTCTTGGACAGCTTTGTGGCATTCGGAGGAGGGAAGCATCAGTGTCCAGGAAG GTGGTTTGCAATCATGGAAATCCAGCTGTTGGTTGTGCTGTTCCTGTACAAGTATGAATTTGTGCTGTTGGATGCAGTGCCAAAGGAG agCCCTTTACACTTGGTGGGGACACAGCAACCTATGGCACCATTACAGGTCCGGTATAAATGCCGGGAATGA
- the SLC25A27 gene encoding mitochondrial uncoupling protein 4 has translation MSPAEEERSLPLPERWPRASKFALSACAAAVAELVTFPLDLTKTRLQIQGEAAAGPAVPYRGMLRTAAGIAQEEGVWKLWQGATPAVYRHIVYSGVRMVTYEHLRDSVLGRAEGESFPLWKAVVGGVSAGAIGQFFASPTDLVKVQMQMEGKRKLEGKAVTVGSSQSWFRGVHHAFLKILSEGGVRGLWAGWVPNVQRAALVNMGDLTTYDTVKHFLLLNTTLVDNSVTHSVSSACSGLVAAVLGTPADVVKTRIMNQPRDKQGRGLLYKSSMDCLIQTVQGEGFMSLYKGFTPTWMRMAPWSLVFWLTYEQIRRLCGVTSF, from the exons ATGTCACCTGCAGAAGAAGAGAGGAGCTTACCTCTTCCAGAGAGATGGCCCCGAGCCAGCAAATTCGCTCTGTCAGCCTGTGCAGCGGCTGTGGCAGAACTAG TGACATTTCCCCTGGATCTCACGAAAACCCGGCTGCAGATCCAAGGTGAGGCTGCGGCCGGGCCGGCAGTCCCGTACCGCGGGATGCTGCGCACGGCGGCTGGAATCGCGCAGGAGGAGGGGGTATGGAAGCTCTGGCAAGGAGCCACGCCGGCCGTCTACCGCCACATAG TATACAGTGGTGTTCGGATGGTTACTTACGAACATCTCCGTGACTCCGTGCTTGGCAGGGCAGAGGGTGAAAGCTTTCCTCTCTG GAAAGCTGTGGTTGGAGGCGTATCTGCGGGTGCCATTGGACAGTTTTTTGCCAGCCCAACTGACCTGGTGAAGGTGCAGATGCAGATGGAGGGAAAAAGGAAGCTGGAAGGGAAAGCCGTTACGGTTGGTTCCTCTCAGAGCTG GTTTCGGGGCGTGCACCATGCATTTCTGAAGATCCTGTCTGAAGGAGGAGTAAGGGGACTTTGGGCTGGATGGGTACCAAATGtccagagagctgctctggtgAATATGGGAG ATCTGACCACTTATGACACAGTGAAACACTTCTTGCTTCTGAACACGACACTTGTGGACAATAGTGTGACTCACAGTGTCAGCAG tgcctgctctgggctggtaGCAGCTGTTCTGGGAACTCCTGCTGACGTGGTCAAAACCCGGATAATGAACCAGCCAAGAGATAAGCAGGGAAG AGGTCTGCTCTATAAATCTTCCATGGACTGCTTGATTCAGACTGTCCAGGGTGAAGGGTTCATGTCTCTGTACAAAGGCTTTACACCAACCTGGATGCGAATG GCACCCTGGTCACTGGTATTCTGGCTTACATATGAACAAATCAGAAGGCTGTGTGGAGttacttctttttaa
- the LOC118685326 gene encoding 24-hydroxycholesterol 7-alpha-hydroxylase isoform X2 produces the protein MPGLRQAEQRPGRDGRPRGKMDLAVLLAALLGLLIVKALLFQLRNPSSPPCIRSWIPWFGAAFQFGKAPLEFIERARNKHGPVFTIFALGKRFTFVTEEEGTEIFFKSEDLNFEQAVQQAVKNAVSVPAEAFYDNHGNLYSMMKGKMSPSNLHMFSGTLCKELHEHMAHLGTEGTGDLNDLVRHVMYPAVVNTLFGKGICPTSPSEIKEFEEHFQKYDEDFEYASQMPECFLRNWSKSKKWLLKLFEKVVLDAERTNPSETASKTLLQHLLDNLQGKHLAPNYGLLMLWAAQANAVPVAFWTLAFILSNPAIYKKVMEDLASVFGKAGKDQLEVSEEDLKKIPFIKWCTLEAIRLRSPGAITKKVINPIRIKNFTIPAGDMLMLSPYWLHRNPKYFPDPEMFKPVVCNHGNPAVGCAVPVQV, from the exons ATGCCGGGGCTGCGGCAGGCGGAGCAGCGGCCGGGCCGGGACGGGCGGCCGAGAGGCAAAATGGATCTCGCTGTGCTCTTGGCAGCGCTCCTGGGACTCCTCATTGTCAAGGCTCTTTTGTTTCAGCTGAGAAACCCGAGCTCCCCTCCTTGCATCAGGAGCTGGATCCCTTGGTTTGGAGCTGCGTTTCAGTTCGGGAAAGCTCCTCTGGAGTTCATAGAGCGAGCCAGGAACAAG CATGGACCTGTGTTCACAATATTTGCTCTGGGAAAACGGTTCACTTTTGTGACTGAGGAAGAaggaactgaaatattttttaaatctgaagaCTTAAATTTTGAACAGGCAGTACAGCAAGCTGTCAAGAATGCAG TCTCTGTTCCTGCAGAAGCATTTTATGACAACCATGGTAACCTCTACAGCATGATGAAGGGGAAGATGAGTCCCAGTAACCTGCACATGTTCTCAGGCACTTTGTGTAAGGAGCTCCATGAGCACAtggctcacctgggcacagagggcacGGGCGACCTCAATGACCTGGTAAG GCATGTCATGTATCCTGCAGTGGTGAACACCCTGTTTGGGAAGGGCATCTGCCCAACCAGTCCGAGTGAAATCAAGGAGTTTGAAGAGCATTTTCAGAAGTATGATGAGGACTTTGAATATGCTTCTCAGATGCCTGAGTGCTTCCTGAG GAACTGGTCTAAATCCAAAAAATGGCTTCTAAAATTATTTGAGAAAGTAGTGTTGGATGCTGAGAGGACCAACCCTTCAGAGACCGCATCCAAG acaCTTCTACAACATCTCCTGGATAACTTGCAGGGAAAACATCTAGCTCCCAACTATGGTCTCCTGATGCTCTGGGCTGCCCAAGCAAATGCTGTGCCT GTTGCATTTTGGACCCTTGCTTTCATACTCTCTAATCCTGCCATTTACAAGAAAGTCATGGAAGACCTGGCTTCTGTTTTTGGCAAAGCAG GTAAAGATCAACTGGAAGTGTCTGAGGAAGACCTGAAGAAGATCCCTTTCATTAAATGGTGCACTTTGGAAGCCATAAGGCTGAGGTCTCCAGGTGCAATCACCAAGAAAGTCATAAACCCAATTAGAATTAAG aatttcaccatccctgcaggtgacaTGCTGATGTTGTCACCATATTGGTTGCACCGgaatccaaaatattttcctgaccCAGAAATGTTCAAACCT GTGGTTTGCAATCATGGAAATCCAGCTGTTGGTTGTGCTGTTCCTGTACAAGTATGA